The nucleotide sequence CCGACGGTGCGCGACGGGCACTGGATCGTGCCGGGCTTCGTGGACATGCACACCCACGGCGGGGGCGGGCACACCTTCACCACCGGCGACGCCGAGTCCGCCCGGCAGGCCGCCGAGTTCCACCTCGGGCACGGCACCACCACGCTGCTGGCCAGCCTGGTCAGCTCCCCGTTCCCGCTGATGCGCGAGGCCACGGCCGCGTACCGGCCGCTGGTCGAGTCCGGGGTGCTGGCCGGCGTGCACTTCGAGGGGCCCTACCTGTCGGCGGCCCGCTGCGGAGCGCAGAATCCGGAGTTCCTCCGCGACCCGTCCACCGAGGAACTGGCCGAGCTCATCGAGCTGGGCGGCGGCGCGGTCCGGATGGTCACCGTGGCCCCGGAGCGGGACGGCGCCCTGGAGGCGATCAAGCTGCTGGTCGGGCAGGGCGTCGTGGCGGCGGTCGGGCACACCGACGCCACCTGGGAACAGACCCGGGCTGCCGTGGCGGCCGGCGCGAGCGTCGGCACCCACCTGTTCAACGGGATGCGCCCGGTGCACCACCGCGAGCCGGGGCCCGTGGTGGCCCTGCTGGAATCCCCGAACGTGGTCTGCGAGCTGGTCGCCGACGGGGTGCACCTGCACGACGGCATGCTCGGCTTCGCCACCTCGGTGGCCGGCCCGGAGCGGGCCGCCCTCATCACCGACGCCATGGCCGCCGCCGGCATGCCCGACGGCGAGTACGAGCTGGGCGGCCAGGCCGTCACGGTGGCCGACGGGGTGGCCCGGCTCAGCCGGGACGGCGCGATCGCCGGCAGCACGCTGACCATGGACGCCGCGCTGCGGCACGCCGTCGCCGCGGGGGTCGCCCTGCCGGACGCCTGCCGGATGGTCGCCACCACCCCGGCCCGGGCCATCGGCCTGGGCGATCGGGTGGGCGCCCTCCAGCCCGGCCTCCGGGCCGACCTGGTCGTCCTCGACGACGACCTCAACGTGGTCCGGGTGATGCGTGCCGGCGCCTGGGTGGAGTGACGCCGCGGGCCGCGTTCAGCCCGCGGTGGGCACCTCGACGCCCAGCACCGCCTGCTCGTCCGGGCGGTGCACCAGCACGTCGGCCAGGTAGGACTGCACCGCCTGGCGCATCCCGACGTCGCGCCCGGCCCGCTCGGACAGCAGCCACTTGTGCTCGATGATCTGGGCGAACAGCTCCTGCGGCTCCAGCTTGCGGCGCAGGTGCGCGGGCACCGCCCGGACCACCGGCTCGAACACCTCGGTGAGCCAGCGGTGCGCGGCCTGCTGCTCGTCGGTCAGGTCGCTCTCCACCCGGTACGCGTCCAGGTCGTTGAGGAGCTTGCGGGCCTGGTTCTCCTCGGCGTCCAGGCCGGTCAGCCGGAGCAGGCGCCGGGTGTGGTAGCCGGCGTCGACCACCTTGGGCCGGACCAGGTAGCGCCCGTTGTCGACGGTCGACATGGCCACCTCGGCGACGTCGAAGCCCAGTTCGTTGAGGCGGCGGATCCGGCCCTCGATGTCGTGCCGGGCCTCCCGCTCGATCTGCTGCTCGTAGGTGATCTCGTGCCAGAGCCGCTCGTAGCGCCGTACGACCTCCTCGCACACCACCTCGGGGTCGATCGACTCGTGCAGCAGGCCGGCGGCCTGGAGGTCGAGCGCCTCACCGAAGATGTTGACCCGGGCGATCTCCAGGTCCTCCCCGCGCTGGCCGTTGGAGAGCGACGGGTGCAGCGCCCCGGTCTCGGCGTCGACCAGGTAGGCGGCGAAGGCCCCCGCGTCCCGCCGGAACAGCGTGTTCGACAGCGAGCAGTCGCCCCAGAAGAAACCGGTCAGGTGCATCCGCACGATCAGCGCGGCCAACGCGTCCAGCAGCCGGTTCATCGTCTCTGGCCGCAACGTGTTGGAGAACAGCGCCCGGTAGGGCAGCGAGAACTGGAGGTGCCGGGTGATCAGCACCGGGTCGAGCGGCTCGCCGTCGTCGGTCTGCCGGTCGGCCACGATCGCGATCGCCTCGACCGACGGGAAGTCGATCCGCTCCAGCGCCCGGAGCAGGTCGTATTCCCGTTCGGCGACCCGCTCGCCGGTCTCCTTCACGGCGTAGACGTAGCCGCCGAGCCGGACGAACCGCACGATGTGCCGCGAGATGCCCTGCGGCAGCGCCACCAGGTGTTCGGCAGGCCACTCCGCCAGCGGCGTCGACCAGGGAAGGTCGAGCAGCGCCGGGTCGACGAGGGCCGAGGTGATCCGCACGGCCACAAGTGTGACCGCTGACCCCCGGGGAGCGCTTCCCTTCGTGGGGCGGCACACAGCCGCCGACGCCCGCACCGGCCCGGCGCCGCGGGCGGCCGGTAGCGTGGTCGCGTGCGGGAGACAACCGGGGTACGCCGGACGCCGCGGCTCCGGCCCGTCCGGCCGGCCGGCTGGTGGTTCGACGGGCTGCTGCTCGCCGCCCTCGTCGGGCTGACCGTGGCGCTGGCCAGCGGCCACCTCCTGGGCCTGGACCGGGCCGTCGCCGACTGGGCGGACGCGCACCGGCCCGCCGCCGCGTACTGGGTGGCCCGGCTGCTCAACTTCCTGGGCCAGGGCACCCCGCTGACCCTGCTGGCCGCCGGGGTGGGCGTGGTGGTGGGGGTTCGACTCCGCTCGGTACGTCCGATCCTGCCGCCGGTCGTCGCCTTCCTGCTCACCAACCTGACCATCGGGCCGCTGAAGCTCTGGACCGACCGCGCGGCGCCGAGCGCCAGCGTCAAGCCTCCCTATCTGCCCGAGGCGGACACGGTCCGGCTCTTCCACACCGACGGCGTCTACGGGATGTCGTACCCGTCGGGGCACGTCGCCAACGCGATCGTCTGGTACGGCGTGCTCGCTCTGCTGCTCCCGGCGCTGCTGCGCACCGTCCGCCGGACCGTCCCGGCCCGGCTGGTCACCGTGGTCCGGGTGCTGCCGCCGCTGATCGTCCTCGCCACCACCACGTACCTGGGCTGGCACTGGTTGACGGACTCGGTGGCCGGGCTGCTGCTCGGACTCCTGCTGGACCGGTTGCTGCACCGGGTGCCCTGGGACGACCTGCCGTTGCCCGGCCCGCTGCGCCACCGGGACGCACCGTTCACCTCCGTGCCCTAGCCTGCGTCCGTGGCAGAACTGACGCGCCGGCTGGGCGTACCCGACGCGGTCGTCATCGGGCTGGGGTCGATGCTCGGCGCGGGCGTCTTCGTGGTCTTCGCCCCCGCCGCGGCGGCGGCCGGCGGCGCCGGCCTGCTGGTCGCGCTGGCCCTCGCCGGCTTCATCGCCTTCTGCAACGCGACCAGCTCGGCCCGGCTGGCGGCCCGCTACCCGGAGTCCGGCGGCACCTACGTCTACGGCCGGGAGCGGCTGCACCCGTTCGCCGGGTTCCTCGCCGGCTGGGGTTTCGTGATCGGCAAGACGGCGAGCTGCGCGGCCATGGCGCTGACGATCGGGGCCTACCTCTGGCCGGAGCGGGCGCGGCTCGTCGCGGTCCTCGCGGTGCTGGCCGTGACCGCCGTGAACCTGCGCGGCATCGGTAAGACCGCGGCGGCCACCCGGGTGCTGGTCGGCGTGGTGCTCACCGTGCTCGCCGTGGTGGCGGTGACCGGCGCCCCGCACGTGGCGCCCGACCGGCTGGCCGGCTTCGCCGACACCGGGGTGCGGGGCGTCCTCACCGCCGCCGGCCTGCTCTTCTTCGCCTTCGCCGGGTACGCCCGGATCGCCACCCTCGGCGAGGAGGTACGCGACCCGGAACGCACGGTCCCGCGCGCGGTGCCGCTGGCGCTCGGCGTGGTGCTGGCGATCTACCTGGTGCTGGCGGTGGTCGCGGTCGGCGTGCTGGGCGAGCAGCGGCTCGCCGACTCGACCGCGCCGCTGGCCGAGGTGGTGACCACGGCCGGGCTGCCCGGCCTGGCCTGGCTGGTCCGGGCCGGGGCGACCGTGGCGGTCACCGGGGTGCTGCTCTCCCTGCTGGCCGGGGTCGGCCGGACGACGCTGGCGATGGCCCGCCGCCGGGACCTGCCGGGCGCGCTGGCCGCCGTGCACCCGCGCTACCGGGTGCCGCACCGCGCCGAGCTCGCCGTGGCCGCCGTGGTGATCGTCGTGGTGTCCCTGGTCGACGTGCGCGGCGCGATCGGCTTCTCCAGCTGCACGGTGCTGGTCTACTACGCGATCGCCAACGCCTCGGCGCTCACCCTGGGCCGGGACCCGGCCCGGAGGCTGCCGGTGCAACTGCTCGCCGCGCTGGGGCTGGTCGGCTGCCTGCTGCTCGCGGTCAACCTGCCGGTCGCCAGCGTGCTCACCGGCTTCGGCGTGCTCGCCCTCGGCGCCGCCTGGTACGCCCTCCGCCACACCACCCGCGCGACCTGACCCGGGTCACTCGTCCGGTTGGCGGGGAGCCGGGGCGCCGGCCGGGGCGGGCGGCGGCACGGGCGTGGTCTCGCGGAGCAGTGCGGTCAGCCCGGCGCGCCGGGCCACCACGGTCAGCCGGTCCCCCGCGTGGATCACCATCCGGGGGTCGGTGGACCACTCCGTCTTCTGCCCGGCCCGCGTGTAGGCCAGCAGGCGCACCTCGCCGGGGCGGGCCACCGCGCCGAGCGGCCGGCCGTCGAGCGGGGAGCCGGCCACCACCGGCACCTCGGTGACCAGCAGCGCGTGCCGGTCGACGGGGATGGTGGCGATCACCGCGCGGTCCAGCATGGCGGCCGCGAACGCCGGGGCGGCCAGGTATGACACGCTGCGCGAGATGCCGATGCCGAACGCCTGCTGGATCCGCTCGGCGAAGTCGCCGTCGAAGAGGCGCAGCACCACCCGCAGGTCGGGGTCGAGGGAGCGGGCGTTGAGCGCCGCCCGGAGGTTGACCCCGTCGTCGGTGGAGACCACCACGAGCGCCTGGCTGGTGTCGACCGAGGCGGCGCGCAGGGTCTCCTCCTGGCCGGCGTCCCCGATGATGAGCGGCACGCCGAGCCGGTGCGCCAGCGGCGCGCCGCGCGCCTCCGGGTTCTTGTCG is from Micromonospora terminaliae and encodes:
- the nagA gene encoding N-acetylglucosamine-6-phosphate deacetylase; its protein translation is MTLRVTGKVVTPTGVFRQGCVEIAGDRIRAVAEYPTVRDGHWIVPGFVDMHTHGGGGHTFTTGDAESARQAAEFHLGHGTTTLLASLVSSPFPLMREATAAYRPLVESGVLAGVHFEGPYLSAARCGAQNPEFLRDPSTEELAELIELGGGAVRMVTVAPERDGALEAIKLLVGQGVVAAVGHTDATWEQTRAAVAAGASVGTHLFNGMRPVHHREPGPVVALLESPNVVCELVADGVHLHDGMLGFATSVAGPERAALITDAMAAAGMPDGEYELGGQAVTVADGVARLSRDGAIAGSTLTMDAALRHAVAAGVALPDACRMVATTPARAIGLGDRVGALQPGLRADLVVLDDDLNVVRVMRAGAWVE
- a CDS encoding APC family permease; this translates as MAELTRRLGVPDAVVIGLGSMLGAGVFVVFAPAAAAAGGAGLLVALALAGFIAFCNATSSARLAARYPESGGTYVYGRERLHPFAGFLAGWGFVIGKTASCAAMALTIGAYLWPERARLVAVLAVLAVTAVNLRGIGKTAAATRVLVGVVLTVLAVVAVTGAPHVAPDRLAGFADTGVRGVLTAAGLLFFAFAGYARIATLGEEVRDPERTVPRAVPLALGVVLAIYLVLAVVAVGVLGEQRLADSTAPLAEVVTTAGLPGLAWLVRAGATVAVTGVLLSLLAGVGRTTLAMARRRDLPGALAAVHPRYRVPHRAELAVAAVVIVVVSLVDVRGAIGFSSCTVLVYYAIANASALTLGRDPARRLPVQLLAALGLVGCLLLAVNLPVASVLTGFGVLALGAAWYALRHTTRAT
- a CDS encoding DUF4032 domain-containing protein; translation: MRITSALVDPALLDLPWSTPLAEWPAEHLVALPQGISRHIVRFVRLGGYVYAVKETGERVAEREYDLLRALERIDFPSVEAIAIVADRQTDDGEPLDPVLITRHLQFSLPYRALFSNTLRPETMNRLLDALAALIVRMHLTGFFWGDCSLSNTLFRRDAGAFAAYLVDAETGALHPSLSNGQRGEDLEIARVNIFGEALDLQAAGLLHESIDPEVVCEEVVRRYERLWHEITYEQQIEREARHDIEGRIRRLNELGFDVAEVAMSTVDNGRYLVRPKVVDAGYHTRRLLRLTGLDAEENQARKLLNDLDAYRVESDLTDEQQAAHRWLTEVFEPVVRAVPAHLRRKLEPQELFAQIIEHKWLLSERAGRDVGMRQAVQSYLADVLVHRPDEQAVLGVEVPTAG
- a CDS encoding phosphatase PAP2 family protein: MRETTGVRRTPRLRPVRPAGWWFDGLLLAALVGLTVALASGHLLGLDRAVADWADAHRPAAAYWVARLLNFLGQGTPLTLLAAGVGVVVGVRLRSVRPILPPVVAFLLTNLTIGPLKLWTDRAAPSASVKPPYLPEADTVRLFHTDGVYGMSYPSGHVANAIVWYGVLALLLPALLRTVRRTVPARLVTVVRVLPPLIVLATTTYLGWHWLTDSVAGLLLGLLLDRLLHRVPWDDLPLPGPLRHRDAPFTSVP